The nucleotide sequence AGGAAAATACTTCAATAATTCTATAAAAACTGAGATTGTTGATAATTTAAAATTTAATACTGATCTCATTCTCGAAAGGACAAATATTTTCTTACTTTATAGAGCATGGAAAAATGGTAAGAATTTATCAAATGAATCCTTAAATATAAAAGACGCTTGTTTAAAATATTACAAAAGTCCCGATAAAAACTCTCCTCACGGTAAAATTTTAGATAAATATAAAAATGATATAATAGATTATCTATATCGCGAAAATAACTTAAGGCCACAATCTAAGGTGGGATTTGATAATCTTGTTCGCATCTCAAATGGCATTCCACGTCATTTTCTTATCATAATGAAACATATATTTAGATGGAGTGAATTTTACGGTCAAGAAATATTCGTGAATTCAGAGCAAAAAATAGATGTAAGAAGTCAAATGAATTCAATCAGTGATGCCGCTCTATGGTTCCTTGAAGATGCTAAAATTCCGGGAAATGATGGGAATCGAATGAAAAATTCAATTGAAAGACTTTGCGATTACTTAAGAGAATTGAGATTCTCGGATTTACCTCCAGAATGTTCAATTTCTAGTTTTTCAATCAACACGAAAGTTATTCCTTCAGATATTAAGGAAATAATTAATTTTTTAGAACAGTATTCTTATATAATTAAAACAGAAAAAGGAAGAAGAGATAAAAATTTAAATACTAGACATGAAACTTTTCAAATCAATGGATTATTAGCTGTAGAATGGGAGCTCTCATTAGCTAGAAGAGGTATTGTAAGTTTATCAGATATAGAAATCAAAGGAATTTTTTACCCCGATAACGAGCAAGATTATAAATCAATCAGAGGCAAAGCATTGTCTAATTGCAATGCTCCTTTCAACTCGGGAATAGACAAAATAGATCTTTTTTCACAAACTTTATGAATTACACATATTTTTATAAAAATAAATTTGATCATTTAGATAAATTTAGTGAGGCTTCTGCTAATAAATATGATTTATTTATTTCGGCTTATAATGAAAGTACAAGGGTGAGAAAAGTTTATGATAATATTGAAGCATCAACAAAGCATTGGCTAGTGTTACCTGAGTACCAGTTTGAAGAAATTGAAATCACTCATCTTGAACAACCCTGCTTTAATTATTCAGATAAAATTGACTGGGATGAAGATGAAATTATTTTAGATTATTATGAAAATAATAAAAAAATGATTGGATCATCTAATATAGCAATTGATATAACTGGATTATTACGTCCATATATAGTATTTTTAATCCGCTTTTTACATAGCAAAAATTTTAGAAAAGTCGATTTTATATATTCTGAACCTTATGAATATGCAAAAAAAGAGGATACTGAATTTTCTTTAGATTATTTTAAAATTCGTGAGATAAAAGGATGTCTTGGAAGTCATAATCCAGAAACTAATAATGATATTCTATTTTTAGGTTCAGGTTATGACTATGAAAGAATGATAGTTGTAGCAAAAGAAAAAAAAGAAGCTAGAAAAATTCAATTACTTGGTTTTCCTTCTCTACAAGCAGATATGTTTCAACAAAATATATTAAAATCTTATAAAGCTGAAGAAGATGCTTTTTCCGGAGAGTTTGACTTAGATTCTAGTAATATTATTCTATCTCCTGCTAGTGATCCCTTTGTTACAGCCCAGTATTTAAGTGATTATATAAAAGGCAAAGAGTTTACTAATTTATATTTATGTCCACTATCTACTAAATCGCAAACATTAGGAATTGCAATTTTTTTCATTAATGAATGTTTAGAGAAACCGGCTAGTATAATATTTCCTTTTTGTAAAAAATATTCTAGGGAAACTAGTACTGGTATATCCAAAGTTTGGATATATACCGTAGAATTCCCTTGATATAAAAAATGCTTCATTAACCTTGTATCAAATTAGCCATGTTGAAATTTATAAGTTTATCTAGACTATGTAGAATGTCATTTTTATTTAATATCCTTGCCTCTCCTCATTATTGAATTAAAATATTGAATATATTTTTTTGATTGGATGTAGGTCTGAAGTTTAAAATAAAAGGTGATAAAAACTTTCTATCATTTCTCTTATATTTGTTCTATCCCGTCCCTAACAGGAATAATGCATTAACTATTCATTCTAATTCTAATGTGTAAGCAATATTATTCCATTCACTTTTGTGCCTGTGCTAGTATAGACCCTATACCCTATCCTCGAAATTTAGAAAATGCTGAAGGTAAACAGGATGATTATTCTGATACCCACTTAATTTGGAAGCTTAACCGTTATCTCGGTAACAAGAATTCCAGTATGATGGGAGAAATGATTATGCCGTTGCAACGGTTGAGTGAAGAAATAACTACCGATCAGTTAATTATCGATCTTAAGCAAGAAAACATGTTCGATTTCAGTTATATTCCAAAAGTAGGTGATAATCTTATAATTCGTCAAGCCCATATTTATAAGCCTATAAAGGGATTTCCAAGACCAGATCTATATGATTACATCTCTTTAATTTATAGAAATGGCAGCTGGCAGGACGATTTCTACAATGTATTTTCCGATAAAACCAGGATGTATAAAAAAGGTGTGATAAAATTCAGATCGTATACTCAAAAAAGTATCTAATTAATCTTAACTTACTACATTCACAACCTAAATAACTTTAGAACCTAAAGAACAATCTATCAAATAAATGGCAAAAGTAGACATAGATTTTGAAAAAGAACTCTGGGATGCAGCAAACGAATTACGCGGTGCTGTATCTGAAAACAATTATAAAAATTACATTTTACCCCTTGTTTTCCTAAAGCATTTAAGCGAACGTTACGAGGTAGTTAGAGATGAATTAAAGGTATATAAATGAGATCAGAAGAAGTAACAACCCTACTATTACAAAGGGCTCAAGGAGTAACCAAACGTAAAAATAAAGTTGCCTTATTTCTATACATTATACCTTTTATTTATTTTCTCTTTCAGTTCTCAATACTGAAAGTATTTAAAATCTATTCTGTTGAAATATCACAAATTGAAATTGTAAATTTATTTACTCCTGTTTTCTATAGTCTTTTGATCTTTTATTTTGTTTATCTGAACGAAGATCTTAAGGCTATAAAAAAACATATTCAAATACCAGAATTAAGCAAAGAAAAAATTCCCTATTTCTTTTCCAGAGAATATCTTGTTTTTCCTCCAGATCTAATAATGGAAATGATTAGGAATATGAAGTATAGGAATCTCATCAGCGAGTTTGGTACTATCTTTATTTTCTTTCCGCTTGCTATAATCTTATTATTGGGTCCTATTTTATTCTTTACGTACTCAATTTATATAGCTGCCTGGGGAGGAATTAATTTAAGTTCAACATTCTATTATATCTCAATAGGTTTATCAATATGGTTATTTTTAGC is from Gillisia sp. Hel1_33_143 and encodes:
- a CDS encoding type I restriction-modification system subunit M N-terminal domain-containing protein codes for the protein MAKVDIDFEKELWDAANELRGAVSENNYKNYILPLVFLKHLSERYEVVRDELKVYK